One genomic window of Polyodon spathula isolate WHYD16114869_AA chromosome 8, ASM1765450v1, whole genome shotgun sequence includes the following:
- the LOC121319924 gene encoding selenide, water dikinase 1 → MSVRESFNPESYELDKSFRLTRFTELKGTGCKVPQDVLQKLLESLQENHFQEDEQFLGAVMPRLGIGMDTCVIPLRHGGLSLVQTTDYIYPIVDDPYMMGRIACANVLSDLYAMGVTECDNMLMLLGISNKLTDKERDKVMPLIIQGFKDAAEEAGTSVTGGQTVLNPWIVLGGVATTVCQPNEFIMPDNAVPGDVLVLTKPLGTQVAVAVHQWLDIPEKWNKIKLVVTQEDVELAYQEAMMNMARLNRTAAGLMHTFNAHAATDITGFGILGHAQNLARQQRNEVSFVIHNLPVLAKMAAVSKACGNMFGLMHGTCPETSGGLLICLPREQAARFCAEIKSPKYGEGHQAWIIGIVEKGNRTARIIDKPRIIEVAPQVATQNVNPTPGATS, encoded by the exons ATGTCTGTCCGGGAGTCTTTTAACCCCGAGAGCTATGAACTTGATAAGAGCTTCAGACTGACCCGCTTCACAGAACTGAAGGGGACCGGATGTAAAGTACCTCAGGATGTCCTTCAGAAACTCTTGGAATCTCTGCAGGAAAACCATTTCCAGGAGGACGAGCAGTTTCTTGGCGCAGTCATGCCCAGACTTG gtATCGGGATGGATACGTGTGTCATTCCCTTAAGACACGGTGGCCTTTCTCTGGTTCAAACTACAGACTACATTTATCCTATTGTTGATGATCCCTACATGATg GGTCGTATTGCCTGTGCCAATGTACTAAGTGACCTTTATGCCATGGGGGTCACGGAATGTGACAATATGTTGATGCTTCTTGGAATTAGTAATAAACTGACAGATAAG GAAAGAGACAAGGTGATGCCCCTGATAATCCAAGGTTTTAAAGATGCTGCAGAGGAGGCAGGAACATCAGTAACTGGTGGACAGACAGTTCTGAACCCCTGGATTGTACTTGGGGGAGTTGCAACGACTGTCTGCCAGCCCAATGAGTTCATCAT GCCAGACAATGCTGTACCTGGCGACGTGCTTGTACTGACAAAACCTTTAGGAACACAAGTAGCTGTTGCAGTGCACCAATGGCTTGATATT CCAgaaaaatggaataaaataaagCTGGTCGTAACACAAGAGGATGTTGAATTGGCATACCAGGAGGCCATGATGAACATGGCAAGACTGAATAGAACAG CTGCTGGGCTTATGCACACCTTTAATGCACATGCGGCCACAGACATTACAGGATTTGGAATTTTAGGGCATGCTCAAAACTTGGCCAGACAGCAGAGGAATGAAGTGTCATTTGTCATCCACAACCTTCCTGTATTGGCAAAGATGGCTGCCGTGAGCAAAGCTTGTGGAAATATGTTTGGTCTTATGCATGGCACCTGCCCTGAGACATCAG gaggCCTTCTGATATGTTTGCCCCGTGAACAGGCAGCACGTTTCTGTGCTGAGATAAAGTCTCCTAAATATGGTGAAGGCCACCAAGCATGGATAATTGGAATAGTAGAAAAAGGCAACCGCACAGCCAGAATAATTGACAAACCACGGATCATCGAAGTAGCTCCACAAGTCGCCACCCAAAACGTGAACCCAACTCCTGGTGCCACCTCCTAA